Proteins from a genomic interval of Pseudomonas paeninsulae:
- a CDS encoding urease accessory protein UreD, with product MNAPAPTALFTPSWHAELELGYGRDGDCTRPTLRRHKGPLRVQKHLYAEGPQVCQHIIVHPPGGIAGGDRLDISASVGSGAWAQLTSPGAAKWYRAAGPAYQNLKLRVAAGATLEWLPQETIVYAGAQAELHGEIELLGDAKLLYWDMVALGRPASGERFDTGHFQAQLNIRRDGQLLWHERQRIEGSDGLLDSPIGLNGKPVFATLLISGEIDAELLERCRNLTTRVRGDLTQLPGLLVARCLASEALHARAWLIGLWHLLRPALLGRQAVPPRIWST from the coding sequence ATGAACGCACCCGCCCCTACCGCCCTGTTCACCCCCAGCTGGCATGCCGAGCTGGAGCTGGGCTATGGCCGCGACGGCGACTGCACGCGGCCCACATTGCGCCGGCACAAAGGCCCGTTGCGAGTGCAGAAGCACCTGTACGCCGAAGGACCGCAAGTCTGCCAGCACATCATCGTCCATCCACCCGGCGGCATCGCCGGTGGCGATCGCCTGGACATCAGCGCAAGCGTCGGCAGCGGTGCCTGGGCGCAACTGACCAGCCCCGGCGCCGCCAAGTGGTACCGCGCCGCCGGCCCGGCCTATCAGAACCTCAAATTACGCGTCGCAGCCGGCGCCACCCTCGAATGGCTGCCCCAGGAAACCATCGTCTACGCCGGCGCCCAGGCCGAACTGCACGGTGAGATCGAACTGCTCGGCGATGCCAAGCTGCTGTACTGGGACATGGTCGCCCTCGGCCGCCCGGCCAGTGGCGAGCGCTTCGACACCGGGCATTTCCAAGCGCAGCTGAATATCCGCCGCGACGGCCAGCTGCTCTGGCACGAACGCCAGCGCATCGAAGGCAGCGACGGCCTGCTCGACTCGCCCATCGGCCTGAACGGCAAACCGGTGTTTGCCACCCTGCTGATCAGTGGTGAAATCGACGCCGAGTTGCTCGAACGCTGCCGTAATCTGACCACCCGCGTACGCGGCGACCTGACTCAACTACCCGGCTTGCTGGTAGCCCGCTGCCTGGCCAGCGAAGCGCTGCATGCCCGCGCCTGGCTGATCGGGCTCTGGCACCTGCTGCGCCCGGCGTTGCTTGGCCGCCAGGCCGTACCCCCGCGTATCTGGAGCACGTGA